In Bacteroides coprosuis DSM 18011, the following are encoded in one genomic region:
- a CDS encoding hypothetical protein (KEGG: cyh:Cyan8802_2210 hypothetical protein~SPTR: Putative uncharacterized protein;~IMG reference gene:2504107486) produces the protein MTLLNLFKKDYNRIIETVIKADDTEHLKQEVDEYVITNEIKSKLADFFEAYNVPRQAVRVNGVWISGFYGSGKSHLLKMLSYILENKENVGEIFANKIEDDPKLKGDISRALRNYDAESILFNIDQQAERTSKESDSAILQVFYKVFYDHLGYYGAEPHVADFEMYLDKQTKYEAFKELFLQNYNKPWEEVRNRYFVPEVKEAVAQACASLFGAASADYDDFIKSFKDSYKQSIALFADLVKEYLNSKGDKSQLNFFVDEVGQFIAEDKALMLNLQTIAESLLTKCGGRSWVFVTSQETLEHHVANIAALEKDDFSKIQGRFKIKIPLTSANIDEVIERRLLDKTEEGTNYLKDIYQIEHNNLKTLLSITGKGKHQDNFYTSDLDFSNKYPFVPYQFNLFQECLKKLSEHNVFQGRSQSVGERSMLGVFQDVLKKLPKEEQNPTPLVGFDFLFEGLRGTLRTEAQNAIIQAEGLLKNNPMAIRIMKLLFLLKYNGDDILTTAENIGTLLIDSYTININDHQKQVQVALNTLEDQTYIQRKGEVYEYLTNEEKDIEEEIKNTPVEERELNQQLNELIYDHILKGSKIYLSDYQRDFFYTRVINNSTFGRTYELSIEFSNEGSESYFYAGTVDVPMMRVKLPTDNRLMQEMRISIQTKSYYSREQTKTMKDSRRDILAKKIKYNHVRENKLKEMIERVVIDSDYYINGSVHAKSSSSDAKVVISEAFQELVETVYTKLHLVVDFDFSEQRLKTILSPDHQTSIFDNIETNSKFTQASNEILTYLTRQENLSKRVNLAEIKDYFGSRPYGWELMEVWCLLAMLSKKGKIEAKKVTNTLDDQEFLEGLLNNRSYQEVRITLQEEFDLSVLNAFKRFHAELFNETNSASEAKEIVRLFQSKGQALLTQVRSYIDMQDQYPFYGELTEFEENLEKLLHLEYGDLLKNYTQYNDDLLDDKELFDEFKMFSNGPQKEIYKKIKILLSQGAVNLEYIKNKRIEDLRTLVTDSTSKVLGQLNNASDWIREIEKQIIDELHQERENRLEQYKEILHSIESVDLFQSLPKAEQVRVLSQLEEKKTEIDNCKFISRLLSYNEELKQMHIDLINHISDRYEYYNRPPESDKKEVKYTDTSAHSPVAAEPVESYRPIKKAVRLEKILSQVNVEHKSLETKEDVELYLSKMRKALEHEIKNNKVIYLK, from the coding sequence ATGACTTTATTGAATTTATTTAAAAAAGACTATAATCGTATTATTGAAACGGTGATTAAAGCCGATGATACAGAACACTTAAAACAAGAAGTAGATGAATATGTAATCACCAATGAGATTAAAAGTAAATTAGCTGATTTTTTTGAAGCTTATAATGTGCCACGTCAAGCTGTTCGAGTAAATGGAGTCTGGATCTCTGGCTTCTATGGCTCGGGTAAGTCGCACTTGCTTAAGATGTTGAGCTATATCCTTGAGAATAAAGAGAATGTGGGAGAGATCTTTGCCAATAAGATAGAAGATGATCCCAAGCTAAAGGGTGATATTTCACGAGCTCTGCGTAACTATGATGCTGAGAGTATTTTGTTTAACATTGACCAACAAGCTGAACGAACTTCTAAAGAGAGTGATAGTGCTATTCTACAAGTTTTCTATAAGGTTTTTTATGATCATTTGGGTTACTATGGGGCTGAGCCTCATGTAGCTGACTTTGAAATGTATCTAGATAAGCAAACTAAGTATGAAGCTTTTAAAGAGCTTTTCCTACAAAATTATAATAAACCTTGGGAAGAGGTGCGAAATAGATACTTCGTACCTGAAGTAAAAGAGGCAGTAGCTCAAGCTTGTGCGTCTTTATTCGGGGCTGCTTCTGCAGATTATGACGACTTTATTAAAAGCTTTAAGGATAGTTATAAGCAATCGATTGCTCTTTTTGCAGACTTAGTTAAAGAGTATTTAAATTCTAAAGGAGACAAATCACAACTCAATTTCTTTGTTGATGAAGTGGGACAGTTTATAGCAGAGGATAAAGCCCTTATGCTTAACTTACAAACTATAGCCGAATCATTACTTACTAAATGTGGTGGACGTAGCTGGGTATTTGTTACCTCGCAAGAAACGTTGGAGCACCATGTGGCTAATATAGCAGCATTAGAAAAAGATGACTTTTCTAAAATTCAAGGACGTTTTAAGATAAAGATACCGCTAACTTCTGCCAATATTGACGAGGTTATAGAACGCCGTTTATTAGATAAAACAGAAGAGGGTACAAACTATTTAAAGGATATTTATCAAATAGAACACAACAACCTAAAAACACTTTTAAGTATAACAGGAAAAGGGAAGCATCAGGATAATTTTTACACTTCAGATCTAGATTTTTCTAACAAATATCCTTTTGTGCCTTACCAGTTTAATTTGTTTCAAGAATGCCTTAAAAAATTATCTGAACATAACGTATTTCAAGGACGTAGTCAATCTGTCGGTGAACGATCTATGTTGGGTGTCTTCCAGGATGTCTTAAAGAAACTCCCTAAAGAGGAGCAAAATCCAACTCCATTAGTAGGTTTTGATTTCTTATTTGAAGGCCTTCGTGGTACGTTACGTACGGAGGCTCAAAATGCCATTATTCAAGCGGAAGGATTATTAAAGAATAATCCAATGGCTATTCGTATTATGAAATTACTATTCTTATTAAAGTATAATGGCGATGATATTCTAACTACTGCCGAGAATATAGGTACTTTACTTATTGATAGCTATACAATAAACATCAATGACCACCAAAAGCAAGTACAGGTGGCTTTGAATACATTAGAAGATCAAACTTATATACAACGTAAGGGGGAGGTCTATGAGTACTTGACGAATGAAGAGAAAGATATAGAAGAAGAGATTAAAAACACGCCAGTAGAGGAACGTGAACTCAATCAACAATTGAATGAGTTGATTTATGATCACATCTTGAAAGGATCTAAAATATATTTGTCAGACTACCAACGAGACTTTTTCTATACACGTGTAATTAATAATTCAACATTTGGTAGAACTTATGAATTAAGTATAGAGTTTTCAAACGAAGGAAGTGAAAGCTATTTTTATGCTGGGACTGTTGATGTTCCCATGATGCGGGTAAAGCTACCTACAGATAATCGTTTGATGCAAGAAATGCGTATTTCTATTCAAACAAAATCTTATTACTCGCGCGAGCAAACTAAAACAATGAAAGATAGCCGACGCGATATTTTGGCTAAGAAAATAAAATACAATCATGTTCGCGAAAATAAGTTGAAAGAAATGATAGAGCGGGTAGTGATCGATTCGGATTATTATATCAATGGATCGGTTCATGCTAAGTCATCCTCTTCAGATGCCAAAGTAGTCATTAGCGAAGCTTTCCAAGAATTAGTAGAAACGGTCTATACAAAATTGCATTTGGTTGTTGATTTTGATTTTAGTGAACAAAGGCTAAAGACTATTTTAAGCCCTGATCACCAAACTTCTATTTTCGATAATATAGAGACAAACTCTAAGTTTACTCAGGCGTCTAATGAAATTCTTACTTATCTCACTCGACAAGAAAATTTAAGTAAACGAGTTAATTTAGCCGAAATAAAGGATTATTTTGGTAGTCGCCCTTATGGTTGGGAACTGATGGAGGTGTGGTGCTTATTAGCTATGTTGTCTAAAAAGGGAAAAATAGAGGCTAAGAAAGTTACAAATACTTTGGATGATCAAGAGTTTTTGGAGGGTTTATTAAACAATCGCTCTTATCAAGAAGTGCGTATCACTTTGCAGGAAGAGTTTGATCTTTCTGTATTAAATGCATTTAAACGTTTTCATGCAGAATTATTTAATGAAACCAACTCAGCTTCCGAAGCAAAAGAAATAGTTCGTTTATTCCAAAGCAAAGGGCAAGCCCTACTTACGCAGGTACGCAGCTATATCGATATGCAGGATCAGTACCCGTTCTATGGAGAACTTACGGAGTTTGAAGAAAACTTGGAGAAATTGCTGCATTTAGAATATGGTGACTTGCTCAAAAACTATACGCAATATAACGATGATCTACTGGATGATAAGGAGCTATTTGATGAGTTTAAGATGTTTAGCAATGGACCCCAAAAGGAAATTTATAAAAAAATTAAAATATTATTAAGCCAAGGTGCAGTAAATTTAGAATATATAAAAAATAAAAGAATAGAAGATCTAAGGACTTTAGTTACTGATTCTACGAGTAAAGTACTTGGACAGCTTAATAATGCGTCCGACTGGATTCGTGAAATAGAAAAGCAGATTATTGATGAGTTGCATCAAGAGCGTGAAAACCGATTAGAGCAATATAAAGAGATTCTTCATTCTATTGAAAGTGTTGATTTATTTCAGTCATTACCTAAAGCTGAGCAAGTACGTGTTTTAAGCCAATTAGAAGAAAAGAAAACAGAGATTGATAATTGCAAATTTATTAGTCGCTTACTGTCTTATAACGAAGAGTTGAAGCAAATGCATATTGATCTGATAAATCATATATCTGATCGATACGAGTATTATAATCGCCCTCCAGAGTCAGATAAAAAAGAGGTGAAATATACAGACACCTCCGCACACTCACCGGTGGCTGCAGAACCTGTAGAGTCTTATCGACCTATAAAAAAAGCGGTAAGGCTAGAGAAAATACTTAGTCAAGTAAATGTAGAACACAAGAGTCTTGAAACAAAAGAAGATGTGGAGCTTTACTTATCCAAAATGAGAAAGGCACTGGAGCATGAGATTAAAAATAATAAGGTAATATATCTGAAATAG
- a CDS encoding protein of unknown function DUF1788 (InterPro IPR014858~KEGG: rsq:Rsph17025_3735 hypothetical protein~PFAM: Protein of unknown function DUF1788~SPTR: Putative uncharacterized protein;~IMG reference gene:2504107487~PFAM: Domain of unknown function (DUF1788)), with translation MKTEINTVTDLFPIVSSERYLNMEALGGEIPFWIYPYDIQKEATVELEIKGLVQKLKVQNISVLCLDLFELSVSIIQEDVGLDEMFEIEQEMREDDKHDFLRATQSVLDIHNRFIPKIKELIDTGEYQILFLKGIGAVYPFIRSHIILNNLQSIVKEMPTLLFFPGEYTGQALNIFGKLKDDNYYRAFNILEYKL, from the coding sequence ATGAAAACAGAGATAAACACAGTAACAGATCTTTTTCCTATCGTTAGTTCTGAACGATATCTTAACATGGAAGCCTTGGGTGGAGAAATCCCTTTTTGGATATACCCTTACGATATTCAAAAAGAGGCTACGGTAGAATTAGAAATTAAAGGCTTAGTTCAAAAGCTCAAAGTACAAAATATTTCTGTTCTCTGTCTTGATCTTTTTGAATTGAGTGTCTCTATTATTCAAGAAGATGTGGGCCTTGATGAGATGTTTGAGATCGAACAAGAAATGCGAGAAGATGACAAACATGATTTTCTAAGAGCTACTCAATCTGTTTTAGATATACACAATCGCTTTATTCCTAAAATTAAAGAATTAATAGATACAGGTGAATATCAAATCCTCTTTTTAAAAGGAATAGGAGCAGTATACCCATTTATACGTTCTCATATTATACTAAACAACTTACAAAGTATTGTAAAAGAGATGCCTACTTTACTGTTTTTTCCTGGAGAATATACAGGGCAGGCTTTAAATATTTTTGGAAAGCTTAAAGATGATAATTACTACAGAGCTTTTAATATACTAGAATATAAACTTTAA
- a CDS encoding Protein of unknown function DUF1819 putative inner membrane (InterPro IPR014948~KEGG: maq:Maqu_0555 hypothetical protein~PFAM: Protein of unknown function DUF1819, putative inner membrane~SPTR: Putative uncharacterized protein;~IMG reference gene:2504107488~PFAM: Putative inner membrane protein (DUF1819)) — MSIKKYRFSFTAASLKVNEMVLLAEVLSSKNIEIEDLDPSVLNKQRLSTNKREFIELILRMKQLSEDEISALAFMSIENQRLICFISCIRTYLFLKEFVEEVILENVKLLKFSIDELDYTVFFNRKALEYSQIENLAESTKYKIKQVLFKMLEEAGLIDQISSRTILIPYLNLQIRSLLSKEDLKYLLN; from the coding sequence TTGAGTATAAAAAAATATCGATTTTCATTTACTGCAGCCTCTCTTAAAGTGAATGAAATGGTTCTTCTTGCTGAGGTATTAAGTAGTAAAAATATTGAGATAGAAGATTTAGATCCTAGTGTTCTTAATAAACAACGGCTTTCTACTAATAAAAGAGAGTTTATTGAGTTAATTTTGAGAATGAAACAATTAAGTGAGGATGAAATAAGTGCTCTTGCTTTTATGTCTATTGAGAATCAGCGTTTAATTTGTTTTATCAGTTGTATACGGACTTATCTTTTTTTAAAAGAGTTTGTGGAAGAAGTGATTCTTGAAAATGTGAAGTTACTTAAGTTCTCTATTGATGAATTAGACTATACGGTTTTTTTTAACCGTAAAGCATTAGAATATAGTCAAATTGAAAACTTAGCAGAGAGTACAAAATATAAAATAAAACAAGTATTATTTAAGATGCTTGAAGAAGCCGGATTAATAGATCAGATTTCCTCGCGAACGATACTAATTCCATATTTGAACTTGCAGATACGGAGTTTACTTTCAAAAGAAGATTTAAAATACTTATTGAATTAG
- a CDS encoding hypothetical protein (KEGG: pmc:P9515_16081 hypothetical protein~IMG reference gene:2504107489): protein MDNNILHLALFLFLYRNYMKLAVEYSVKQNLMDEQLANLDVDTMPFNPHFLPTIFPEACDIYTDFENISWYDVDVERA, encoded by the coding sequence ATGGATAATAATATTTTACATCTAGCTCTATTTCTATTTCTATATCGGAACTATATGAAACTTGCTGTAGAATACTCTGTAAAGCAGAATCTAATGGACGAACAACTAGCTAATCTAGATGTCGATACTATGCCTTTTAACCCTCACTTTCTACCAACTATTTTTCCAGAAGCTTGTGATATCTATACCGATTTTGAAAATATTAGTTGGTATGATGTTGATGTTGAAAGAGCATGA
- a CDS encoding hypothetical protein (KEGG: tva:TVAG_042010 hypothetical protein~SPTR: Crispr-associated cxxc_cxxc protein Cst1;~IMG reference gene:2504107490) — MNTANLIFTATYAKTGKRSGYFYELKPIDDTNNKTSNSDKYLAYKAMKLFHNDKTIKLIDNERYNIEVAINPLEIKKLHLLIKLTLNIHQPKQSAKTPLLRVIYARKKTLFQIVKTLNLVF, encoded by the coding sequence ATGAATACAGCAAACCTTATATTTACTGCTACTTATGCTAAAACAGGTAAAAGAAGTGGCTATTTTTATGAGCTAAAGCCAATTGACGACACCAACAACAAAACATCTAACTCCGATAAATATCTTGCTTATAAAGCAATGAAATTGTTTCATAATGACAAAACAATTAAATTAATAGATAATGAACGCTACAATATAGAGGTGGCCATTAATCCTTTAGAGATAAAAAAATTACACCTTTTAATAAAGCTAACTCTAAACATCCATCAACCAAAGCAATCAGCAAAAACACCACTTCTACGTGTCATATATGCAAGAAAGAAAACACTCTTTCAAATAGTAAAAACCTTGAATCTCGTTTTTTAA
- a CDS encoding hypothetical protein (KEGG: ddi:DDB_G0285797 hypothetical protein~SPTR: Putative uncharacterized protein;~IMG reference gene:2504107491): MDTYIQHIETVDLSSQVKDYSNTNIFHQLSNVLNLIDDTCDISAALQKQITTLRNKITIDGKLLNTFISNKIPFGIDTQYRELQVSEILNIENHSGVIDRVIRAFAPLDPDKLRQVIFKTRKLRHKDILESIDSQPRIFYTPYQTIFHLLYKKYFNYSLQIVKLPFDEYWNKENDFNKDKLATCYIEFLTLAQKLNLSHILKDYKFIGWTFKHCIDKKWAIPAENLPIWLENWVQEESEQRNLFIKKLGFHTVDSPIVTFRKALIDPNTNPKRKQKLYQLCKPLQKVLWNTIAWLSQFDTDIITNNIHLIKQIESQRPLVSDQRKLVIPLIDHIDEENKYIYKLEETSRHETLYVLPENLEYTADLYSIIKEQMGTIKITDHFCDKYTSYFKKEVIEVHKRIDLEDLTKNSTSWSAPFYQTWIYKIKYPIYIYQGDKIPHKLVYKNVILKKQSYGSQVYIDGKYFITNKLKHSILGNIKHYLPKDALDDLKEWHYKTLKDPSLLDYLFFKSDYIIEKLIKERLGFSLDQQKSSKLRPFCQAIYHLSNLGYDLKRLNREGALLTNIITITGSKIKCLVQCAKEETLQLSPEYWHLLSSPNTTLLVVFPQNRSRLFTSQEDLLKDSLFKHIQVIIPKPNTPEEMNELLEKVKFRKKIILKPD; encoded by the coding sequence TTGGATACATACATTCAACATATAGAAACGGTGGATTTATCATCACAAGTTAAAGATTATTCTAACACTAATATATTCCACCAACTCTCTAATGTTCTAAATTTAATTGATGACACATGTGATATTTCAGCAGCTTTGCAAAAACAAATCACAACTCTTCGCAATAAAATAACCATTGATGGAAAACTTTTGAATACATTTATCAGCAACAAAATACCTTTTGGGATAGATACCCAATACAGAGAATTACAAGTATCAGAAATTCTTAATATTGAAAATCACTCAGGGGTTATTGATCGTGTAATAAGAGCCTTTGCTCCTTTAGACCCTGATAAACTTCGCCAGGTCATTTTTAAAACAAGGAAACTTAGACACAAAGATATTCTCGAAAGTATAGACTCTCAGCCTCGCATCTTCTATACCCCTTATCAAACTATTTTCCATTTACTTTATAAAAAGTACTTCAATTACAGCCTGCAGATAGTAAAACTTCCATTTGATGAGTATTGGAACAAAGAAAATGATTTTAATAAGGATAAGTTAGCAACTTGTTATATTGAATTTTTAACCTTAGCACAAAAACTTAATTTGAGTCATATATTAAAGGATTACAAATTTATAGGCTGGACTTTTAAACATTGTATAGATAAAAAATGGGCTATTCCTGCAGAAAATCTCCCTATATGGTTAGAAAACTGGGTACAAGAAGAGTCAGAACAACGTAATCTTTTTATTAAAAAGTTAGGTTTTCACACTGTAGATAGTCCAATTGTTACTTTTAGAAAAGCACTAATCGACCCCAATACTAATCCAAAGAGAAAACAAAAACTATATCAACTGTGCAAACCATTACAAAAAGTACTATGGAACACCATTGCATGGCTTAGCCAGTTTGACACTGATATTATCACTAATAATATTCATTTAATTAAACAAATAGAAAGCCAAAGACCTTTAGTTTCTGACCAAAGAAAATTAGTTATTCCTTTAATAGACCATATTGATGAAGAAAACAAGTACATCTATAAGTTAGAAGAAACATCTCGACATGAAACTTTATATGTTCTTCCAGAGAATCTCGAATATACTGCAGATCTATATTCCATAATAAAAGAACAAATGGGTACCATTAAAATAACTGACCATTTTTGTGATAAGTACACCAGCTATTTTAAAAAAGAAGTTATTGAAGTACACAAACGCATTGACTTAGAAGATTTAACAAAAAATTCTACTTCTTGGAGTGCACCTTTTTATCAGACATGGATTTATAAGATTAAATATCCTATTTATATTTATCAAGGGGATAAAATTCCTCACAAATTAGTTTATAAAAATGTTATTCTAAAAAAACAGAGTTATGGCTCTCAAGTTTATATTGATGGGAAATACTTTATTACCAATAAATTAAAACATTCTATTTTAGGAAACATCAAACATTATTTACCTAAAGATGCTTTAGATGATTTAAAAGAATGGCATTATAAAACCTTAAAAGATCCTTCTCTACTTGATTATTTATTCTTTAAATCAGATTATATAATTGAAAAACTAATTAAAGAAAGACTCGGTTTTTCTCTTGATCAACAAAAAAGTAGCAAACTCCGACCTTTCTGCCAAGCTATATACCATCTATCTAATCTAGGATATGATCTAAAACGTCTCAACAGAGAAGGGGCTTTACTTACAAATATCATAACCATCACAGGTAGTAAAATAAAGTGCTTAGTTCAATGTGCTAAGGAAGAAACGCTTCAGCTCTCACCTGAGTATTGGCATCTCCTTAGCTCTCCCAATACAACTCTTTTAGTTGTTTTCCCCCAGAATAGGTCTAGATTATTTACAAGTCAAGAGGATTTATTAAAAGACTCTTTATTTAAACACATTCAAGTGATTATTCCAAAACCTAATACACCCGAAGAGATGAATGAGCTATTAGAAAAAGTAAAATTTAGGAAGAAAATAATTCTAAAACCTGATTAA